In Rattus norvegicus strain BN/NHsdMcwi chromosome 3, GRCr8, whole genome shotgun sequence, a genomic segment contains:
- the Svs6 gene encoding seminal vesicle secretory protein 6 isoform X1 produces the protein MTMESESCTVVLRTIDLVLMLPPLDPGMKEKFSQSAEDFSSESSEAKIPKSVIHEDVYEEKKFTRDMASSDDGDDKRSLSAGEIERSFTRKKDKPRFAQEMNE, from the exons ATGACTATGGAGTCAGAAAGTTGCACAGTGGTTCTACGGACAATAGACCTTGTCTTGATGCTGCCCCCACTGGATCCAGGAATGAAAG AAAAATTCTCACAGTCGGCTGAAGACTTTTCTAGTGAAAGTTCTGAA GCAAAAATCCCCAAAAGCGTCATCCATGAGGATGTCTATGAGGAAAAGAAGTTTACACGAGATATGGCCAGCAGCGATGATGGCGACGACAAGAGGAGTTTATCTGCAGGGGAAATAGAGCGGTCTTTCACACGGAAAAAGGACAAGCCACGGTTTGCAcaagaaatgaatgaataa
- the Svs6 gene encoding seminal vesicle secretory protein 6 precursor: MSPTRFFLLTVLLVLVTEAAARRPREKFSQSAEDFSSESSEAKIPKSVIHEDVYEEKKFTRDMASSDDGDDKRSLSAGEIERSFTRKKDKPRFAQEMNE, translated from the exons ATGAGTCCCACCAGGTTCTTCCTCCTTACGGTGCTCCTTGTTCTGGTGACAGAAGCAGCCGCAAGGAGGCCCCGTG AAAAATTCTCACAGTCGGCTGAAGACTTTTCTAGTGAAAGTTCTGAA GCAAAAATCCCCAAAAGCGTCATCCATGAGGATGTCTATGAGGAAAAGAAGTTTACACGAGATATGGCCAGCAGCGATGATGGCGACGACAAGAGGAGTTTATCTGCAGGGGAAATAGAGCGGTCTTTCACACGGAAAAAGGACAAGCCACGGTTTGCAcaagaaatgaatgaataa
- the Svs3a gene encoding seminal vesicle secretory protein 3A precursor yields the protein MKSIFFSLSLLLLLEKQAAGIGIYGGTKGHFLVKTSPLVFIDKGQFLYGHREEQEEAPEESILVQTKHHVYSQDADADTAEAHGSQKQTGLKEDIVCDEEDELAQQKSQLKSQSQIKSQTQVKSHEAQVKSQTGQLKTAGQVKSQTKLKSHGASLKFYKAPLHLQKDVSQQQIKGKGYDLHQDLPQVRQQHANVHRLKRKLGQSSKTVAFLPIRHRFQPYHGYFTQFQEHLHGSVHHTKSFHHGPGMCYCPNGGLMLYQGIFTE from the exons ATGAAGTCCATCTTCTTCAGCCTTTCTCTGCTCCTCCTTCTGGAGAAGCAAGCAGCCGGGATAGGAATCTATG GTGGGACAAAAGGACACTTTCTAGTAAAAACATCCCCACTCGTATTTATCGATAAAGGCCAGTTCCTCTATGGACACAGAGAAGAACAGGAAGAGGCCCCTGAAGAAAGCATCCTTGTGCAAACTAAGCACCATGTATATAGCCAGGATGCTGACGCTGACACGGCAGAGGCTCACGGATCACAAAAGCAGACAGGTTTGAAGGAAGACATAGTGTGTGATGAAGAAGATGAGCTTGCCCAACAAAAGTCCCAGCTGAAATCCCAGTCACAAATAAAATCCCAAACCCAAGTAAAATCCCATGAAGCCCAAGTGAAGTCCCAAACAGGGCAGCTAAAGACCGCGGGGCAGGTGAAATCACAAACCAAGCTGAAATCCCACGGAGCTTCTCTGAAGTTCTACAAAGCACCACTACATCTCCAGAAAGACGTTTCTCAGCAGCAAATCAAGGGCAAAGGATATGACCTGCATCAAGACCTGCCCCAAGTGCGCCAACAACATGCAAACGTTCACAGACTCAAAAGAAAGCTTGGCCAGTCCAGTAAAACAGTAGCATTCTTACCCATTAGACACCGCTTCCAACCCTATCATGGGTACTTTACGCAATTCCAAGAGCATCTACATGGCAGTGTTCATCACACAAAATCTTTCCACCATGGTCCGGGAATGTGCTACTGTCCAAATGGAGGCTTAATGCTATACCAAGGCATCTTCACTGAATAA
- the Svs3a gene encoding seminal vesicle secretory protein 3A isoform X1: MRRSAELSVEALPGKMKSIFFSLSLLLLLEKQAAGIGIYGECREPPGREALRENVHEGVLAVRRTLHGVIFLMDSESSPPTSTCLWERQWVDGGNSGIDLKGSRKLNSDSCYPLPGGTKGHFLVKTSPLVFIDKGQFLYGHREEQEEAPEESILVQTKHHVYSQDADADTAEAHGSQKQTGLKEDIVCDEEDELAQQKSQLKSQSQIKSQTQVKSHEAQVKSQTGQLKTAGQVKSQTKLKSHGASLKFYKAPLHLQKDVSQQQIKGKGYDLHQDLPQVRQQHANVHRLKRKLGQSSKTVAFLPIRHRFQPYHGYFTQFQEHLHGSVHHTKSFHHGPGMCYCPNGGLMLYQGIFTE; the protein is encoded by the coding sequence ATGAGGAGATCAGCTGAGCTCTCAGTGGAGGCCCTTCCTGGTAAGATGAAGTCCATCTTCTTCAGCCTTTCTCTGCTCCTCCTTCTGGAGAAGCAAGCAGCCGGGATAGGAATCTATGGTGAGTGCAGGGAGCCTCCTGGCAGAGAGGCGCTCAGGGAGAATGTCCATGAGGGTGTTCTGGCAGTGAGGAGAACCCTCCATGGGGTGATCTTCTTGATGGACTCTGAGTCTTCTCCACCCACATCCACATGCCTGTGGGAACGTCAGTGGGTTGATGGGGGAAATTCTGGGATAGACCTGAAAGGGAGCAGAAAACTTAACTCAGATTCTTGTTATCCATTACCAGGTGGGACAAAAGGACACTTTCTAGTAAAAACATCCCCACTCGTATTTATCGATAAAGGCCAGTTCCTCTATGGACACAGAGAAGAACAGGAAGAGGCCCCTGAAGAAAGCATCCTTGTGCAAACTAAGCACCATGTATATAGCCAGGATGCTGACGCTGACACGGCAGAGGCTCACGGATCACAAAAGCAGACAGGTTTGAAGGAAGACATAGTGTGTGATGAAGAAGATGAGCTTGCCCAACAAAAGTCCCAGCTGAAATCCCAGTCACAAATAAAATCCCAAACCCAAGTAAAATCCCATGAAGCCCAAGTGAAGTCCCAAACAGGGCAGCTAAAGACCGCGGGGCAGGTGAAATCACAAACCAAGCTGAAATCCCACGGAGCTTCTCTGAAGTTCTACAAAGCACCACTACATCTCCAGAAAGACGTTTCTCAGCAGCAAATCAAGGGCAAAGGATATGACCTGCATCAAGACCTGCCCCAAGTGCGCCAACAACATGCAAACGTTCACAGACTCAAAAGAAAGCTTGGCCAGTCCAGTAAAACAGTAGCATTCTTACCCATTAGACACCGCTTCCAACCCTATCATGGGTACTTTACGCAATTCCAAGAGCATCTACATGGCAGTGTTCATCACACAAAATCTTTCCACCATGGTCCGGGAATGTGCTACTGTCCAAATGGAGGCTTAATGCTATACCAAGGCATCTTCACTGAATAA